In a single window of the Plasmodium malariae apicoplast, complete genome genome:
- the RPS19 gene encoding apicoplast ribosomal protein S19, putative, translating into MIKLYWLKISINNKYIFRNIKYKYNKNIILNIYNKNLYIYKKLLNLYIKVYNGYKFIPIYINKYKLYKK; encoded by the coding sequence ATGATAAAATTATATTGGTTAAAAATATCAATAAATAATAAATATATATTTAGAAATATAAAATATAAATATAATAAAAATATAATTTTAAATATATATAATAAAAATTTATATATTTATAAAAAATTATTAAATTTATATATAAAAGTATATAATGGATATAAATTTATACCTATTTATATAAATAAATATAAATTATATAAAAAATAG
- the RPS8 gene encoding apicoplast ribosomal protein S8, putative: MIIKLLNNIKYNLKLNKNFILCKFNKIIYYLNILLYNYNYILKFYIIIINNKYYIFIILNKYKKIGYFKIYIKYNQLFYMNYIKLLNFLKFNKYFFKGLLIFYSFKYKFITHLLLLKYKIGGILILYIF; encoded by the coding sequence ATGATTATTAAATTATTAAATAATATTAAATATAATTTAAAATTAAATAAAAATTTTATTTTATGTAAATTTAATAAAATTATATATTATTTAAATATATTATTATATAATTATAATTATATATTAAAATTTTATATTATTATTATTAATAATAAATATTATATTTTTATAATTTTAAATAAATATAAAAAAATTGGTTATTTTAAAATTTATATAAAATATAATCAATTATTTTATATGAATTATATTAAGTTATTAAATTTTTTAAAATTTAATAAATATTTTTTTAAAGGATTGTTAATTTTTTATTCATTTAAATATAAATTTATAACACATTTATTATTATTAAAATATAAAATTGGAGGTATTTTAATATTATATATTTTTTAA
- the RPL36 gene encoding apicoplast ribosomal protein L36, putative: MKKRSSIKKICNKCKLIKRFKKLHIICINKKHKQTQ, from the coding sequence ATGAAAAAACGTTCTTCTATAAAAAAAATATGTAATAAGTGTAAATTAATAAAACGTTTTAAAAAGTTACATATTATTTGTATAAATAAAAAACATAAACAAACTCAATAA
- the RPL2 gene encoding apicoplast ribosomal protein L2, putative — MILKLKKYNTYKYLKSFGKNNKGYITIFNKGGGKLKYNYKMVDFWYDNYNYNINYKVFLLKRIKNYFRNTYIGCILYLSFKLNNLQKYIILQYNYLLNSIYYLTNINNIKKGSYLQLKYCKLGTYIYNISSNKRGGIFVRSAGTFAKILIFYKNLVYIKLPSKQLKYLNNINFCYIGINSNILYNKFKIKNAGYNIYYNIKSKVRGKAMNTCDHPHGGGKGKTSIGRKYPCSKKGLHSKGYKTKK; from the coding sequence ATGATATTAAAATTAAAAAAATATAATACTTATAAATATTTGAAAAGTTTTGGAAAAAATAATAAAGGTTATATAACAATTTTTAATAAAGGAGGAGGTAAATTAAAATATAATTATAAAATGGTAGATTTTTGGTATGATAATTATAATTATAATATTAATTATAAAGTTTTTTTATTAAAAAGAATAAAAAATTATTTTAGAAATACTTATATAGGATGTATTTTATATTTATCATTTAAATTAAATAATTTACAAAAATATATTATTTTGCAATATAATTATTTATTAAATTCAATTTATTATTTAACTAATATTAATAATATAAAAAAAGGTAGTTATTTACAATTAAAATATTGTAAATTAGGAACTTATATATATAATATTTCTAGTAATAAAAGAGGAGGTATTTTTGTTAGATCTGCAGGTACTTTTGCTAAAATATTAATTTTTTATAAAAATTTAGTATATATAAAATTACCTTCTAAACAATTAAAATATTTAAATAATATAAATTTTTGTTATATAGGTATAAATAGTAATATTTTATATAATAAATTTAAAATAAAAAATGCTGGATATAATATTTATTATAATATTAAATCTAAAGTTAGAGGAAAAGCTATGAATACATGTGACCATCCTCATGGAGGAGGTAAAGGTAAAACTAGTATTGGTCGTAAATATCCTTGTTCTAAAAAAGGATTACATTCTAAAGGTTATAAAACAAAAAAATAA
- the RPS4 gene encoding apicoplast ribosomal protein S4, putative — protein sequence MIKFLKSKIKILKKLNIPFLLYFSSKYNYKLKKFKILYKSYFDLKLKFIRYICYNYCITFKQYLYYRKKINKYDNIYFKLLSFLELRLDVFLVNVGFFKTILQSRYYIKYKNIYINNIYCKYYNMKLKYKDIIFFNFKIKYIILKNLIYKYNIYIYILNLYKYNFIKIYSFNKYFLYVYII from the coding sequence ATGATTAAATTTTTAAAATCAAAAATAAAAATTTTAAAAAAATTAAATATACCATTTTTATTATATTTTTCTAGTAAATATAATTATAAATTAAAAAAATTTAAAATTTTATATAAATCTTATTTTGATTTAAAATTAAAATTTATTAGATATATATGTTATAATTATTGTATAACATTTAAACAATATTTATATTATAGAAAAAAAATTAATAAATATGATAATATATATTTTAAATTATTAAGTTTTTTAGAATTAAGATTAGATGTATTTTTAGTTAATGTAGGATTTTTTAAAACTATATTACAATCTAGATATTATATAAAATATAAAAATATTTATATTAATAATATTTATTGTAAATATTATAATATGAAATTAAAATATAAAGATATAATTTTTTTTAATTTTAAAATTAAATATATAATATTGAAAAATTTAATATATAAATATAATATTTATATTTATATTTTAAATTTATATAAGTATAATTTTATTAAAATTTATAGTTTTAATAAATATTTTTTATATGTATATATAATTTAA
- the RPL4 gene encoding apicoplast ribosomal protein L4, putative produces the protein MNIIVLNINNTINIIFKYKYDFFIKLYLNNYIKFYKLIIYIIKYYYIYHIYKYKSTKNRSIINFSKKKIRLQKGLGKSRLRNISSSICKQGYCVFGPYYKKNYILCNKFIYKLIFLYLLLNKRSNIIIIKFEDILNLLNIIYNNNKLLFNIYFLIYKFLYFKGILLDKKYKLLIFNKVYNKYIYLNLIIYNYIILII, from the coding sequence ATGAATATTATAGTATTAAATATTAATAATACAATTAATATTATATTTAAATATAAATATGATTTTTTTATTAAATTATATTTAAATAATTATATTAAATTTTATAAATTAATAATTTATATTATAAAATATTATTATATATATCATATTTATAAATATAAATCTACTAAAAATAGAAGTATTATAAATTTTAGTAAGAAAAAAATAAGATTACAAAAAGGATTAGGTAAATCTAGATTAAGAAATATATCATCATCAATATGTAAACAAGGTTATTGTGTATTTGGTCCTTATTATAAAAAGAATTATATATTATGTAATAAATTTATATATAAATTAATTTTTTTATATTTATTATTAAATAAACGTAGTAATATTATAATTATTAAATTTGAAGATATTTTAAATTTATTAAATATTATTTATAATAATAATAAATTATTATTTAATATTTATTTTTTAATATATAAATTTTTATATTTTAAAGGGATTTTATTAGATAAAAAATATAAATTATTAATTTTTAATAAAGTTTATAATAAGTATATTTATTTAAATTTAATAATATATAATTATATTATATTAATTATTTAA
- the TUFA gene encoding elongation factor Tu, putative — protein MNNKLFIRNKQHINLGTIGHVDHGKTTLTAAISYLLNLQGLSKKYNYSDIDSAPEEKIRGITINTTHIEYETLTKHCAHIDCPGHSDYIKNMIIGASQMDIAILVISIIDGIMPQTYEHLLLIKQIGIKNIIIFLNKEDLCNDIELIDFIKLEINELLIKYNFDLDNIKILTGSALNVINIIQKNKNYELIKSNIWIQKLNNLINIIDNILIPVRKLKENFLMSIEDVFSITGRGTVVTGKIEQGCINLNDEIEILKFEKSSILTTVIGLEMFKKQLIQAQSGDNVGILLRNIQKKEIKRGMILSTPNKLKVYKSFISETYILTKEEGGRHKPFSIGYRPQFFIHTVDVTGEIKNIYLYNNIQKIAIPGDKLTLHVELNHYIVLILNMKFSIREGGKTIGAGVIIKIID, from the coding sequence ATGAATAATAAATTATTTATAAGAAATAAACAACATATTAATTTAGGTACTATAGGTCATGTAGATCATGGTAAAACAACTTTAACAGCAGCAATATCTTATTTATTAAATTTACAAGGGTTATCTAAAAAATATAATTATTCTGATATTGATTCTGCTCCAGAAGAAAAAATAAGAGGTATTACAATAAATACAACACATATTGAATATGAAACATTAACTAAACATTGTGCTCATATAGATTGTCCTGGTCATTCTGATTATATTAAAAATATGATTATTGGAGCTTCACAAATGGATATTGCAATTTTAGTAATATCTATAATTGATGGTATAATGCCTCAAACATATGAACATTTATTATTAATAAAACAAATAGGTATTAAAAATATAATTATTTTTTTAAATAAAGAAGATTTATGTAATGATATAGAATTAATAGATTTTATAAAATTAGAAATAAATGAATTATTAATTAAATATAATTTTGATTTAGATAATATTAAAATATTAACAGGATCTGCTTTAAATGTAATAAATATTATACAAAAAAATAAAAATTATGAGTTAATAAAATCTAATATTTGGATACAAAAATTAAATAATTTAATTAATATTATAGATAATATTTTAATACCTGTAAGAAAATTAAAAGAAAATTTTTTAATGTCAATAGAAGATGTATTTTCAATAACTGGTAGAGGTACAGTAGTTACAGGTAAAATAGAACAAGGATGTATTAATTTAAATGATGAAATTGAAATTTTAAAATTTGAAAAATCTTCAATTTTAACAACAGTTATAGGGTTAGAAATGTTTAAAAAACAGTTAATACAAGCTCAATCAGGAGATAATGTAGGTATTTTATTAAGAAATATTCAGAAAAAAGAAATAAAAAGGGGTATGATTTTATCAACTCCTAATAAATTAAAAGTATATAAATCTTTTATATCAGAAACTTATATATTAACTAAAGAAGAAGGAGGTCGTCATAAACCTTTTAGTATAGGATATAGACCACAATTTTTTATACATACAGTAGATGTAACTGGTGAAATTAAAAATATATATTTATATAATAATATTCAAAAAATAGCAATTCCAGGAGATAAATTAACTTTACATGTAGAATTAAATCATTATATTGTATTAATTTTAAATATGAAATTTTCAATAAGAGAAGGAGGAAAAACTATAGGAGCAGGTGTTATAATAAAAATTATAGATTAA
- the RPL14 gene encoding apicoplast ribosomal protein L14, putative: MYINSILDVIDNSGILKFKYINSLNKYMNLKYGDILIGVVYKLYSNNLYKKSDKCKGILVQWKNFLNLKLYYSIKFNKNAVIILNNNLNSVGTKSNNYVLKYIKYRTDINLKKLKLKYI, from the coding sequence ATGTATATAAATAGTATATTAGATGTTATAGATAATAGTGGTATATTAAAATTTAAATATATTAATTCTTTAAATAAATATATGAATTTAAAATATGGAGATATACTTATAGGTGTAGTTTATAAATTGTATAGTAATAATTTATATAAAAAATCTGATAAATGTAAAGGTATTTTGGTTCAATGGAAAAATTTTTTAAATTTAAAATTATATTATTCAATTAAATTTAATAAAAATGCAGTTATAATTTTAAATAATAATTTAAATTCTGTAGGTACTAAAAGTAATAATTATGTATTAAAATATATTAAATATAGAACGGATATAAATTTAAAAAAATTAAAATTAAAATATATTTAA
- the RPS11 gene encoding apicoplast ribosomal protein S11, putative, with amino-acid sequence MIFNNIIIFLYFKLTLKNTLVTISKYNTKLIYIKTIKSMSCGSLKYFKNRLKNTILANNMLVINIIKYLINKNFLNINIIFNGVNSYRIHILKLLLNIKYKNKQLNINKLFDLTSIPYNGCKISKKKC; translated from the coding sequence ATGATTTTTAATAATATTATTATATTTTTATATTTTAAATTAACTTTAAAAAATACTTTGGTAACAATTTCTAAATATAATACTAAATTAATATATATTAAAACTATAAAAAGTATGTCTTGTGGTAGTTTAAAATATTTTAAAAATAGATTAAAAAATACTATATTGGCTAATAATATGTTAGTTATTAATATTATAAAATATTTAATTAATAAAAATTTTTTAAATATTAATATAATTTTTAATGGGGTTAATTCTTATAGAATACATATATTAAAATTATTATTAAATATTAAATATAAAAATAAACAATTAAATATAAATAAATTATTTGATTTAACTTCTATACCTTATAATGGATGTAAAATTTCTAAAAAAAAATGTTAA
- the RPS17 gene encoding apicoplast ribosomal protein S17, putative: protein MTLIKIGYIFKSINFNIKIVCISFYKYNFKYKKLLLYNIYLKVFDYRDEVIISDYVFIIYYKKSKYCNYKIVKIL, encoded by the coding sequence ATGACATTGATTAAAATTGGATATATATTTAAAAGTATAAATTTTAATATAAAAATAGTTTGTATATCTTTTTATAAATATAATTTTAAGTATAAAAAATTATTATTATATAATATATATTTAAAAGTATTTGATTATAGAGATGAAGTTATTATAAGTGATTATGTATTTATTATATATTATAAAAAAAGTAAATATTGTAATTATAAGATAGTTAAAATTTTATAA
- the RPL16 gene encoding apicoplast ribosomal protein L16, putative translates to MINIKNIKKTQKGKIKGNFNLKFLKLYWGIVSLNSGFFTNNQLETSKFIINKYVKKIGKYNICIKCTKSLTKKSLKTRMGVGKGSVDLYVSSIKKKNYYLKLVIFL, encoded by the coding sequence ATGATTAATATAAAAAATATTAAAAAAACTCAAAAAGGAAAAATAAAAGGTAATTTTAATTTAAAATTTTTAAAGTTATATTGGGGTATAGTTTCTTTAAATTCTGGATTTTTTACTAATAATCAATTAGAAACTTCTAAATTTATAATAAATAAATATGTAAAGAAAATAGGTAAATATAATATATGTATAAAATGTACAAAATCTTTAACTAAAAAGTCATTAAAAACTAGAATGGGGGTAGGTAAAGGTTCTGTAGATTTATATGTTAGTAGTATAAAAAAAAAAAATTATTATTTGAAATTAGTTATATTCCTTTAG
- the RPS3 gene encoding ribosomal protein S3, putative, protein MGKKVNPLIFRSFIYKNYINNFYFNIYKSNYYLINILLIYFLYNIYIFKYNIYINVNINFYVNKFIILYLIDNNIVNNIYNLKYIFILLNYFNYYYYKYNNYICYLKIKYINYVNIYIIMFYIKKYYIQYKSFKLILNYLYNNLLKKYNCIIKGLKIKFSGCFKNSLKTKTEVYMYGIMNLNTLDNNIKYINDIINTKYGILSIKIWINY, encoded by the coding sequence ATGGGTAAAAAAGTAAATCCTTTAATATTTAGAAGTTTTATTTATAAAAATTATATAAATAATTTTTATTTTAATATATATAAAAGTAATTATTATTTAATTAATATATTATTAATATATTTTTTATATAATATATATATTTTTAAGTATAATATTTATATTAATGTTAATATAAATTTTTATGTAAATAAATTTATAATTTTATATTTAATAGATAATAATATAGTGAATAATATATATAATTTAAAGTATATTTTTATTTTATTGAATTATTTTAATTATTATTATTATAAATATAATAATTATATATGTTATTTAAAAATTAAATATATTAATTATGTTAATATTTATATAATAATGTTTTATATTAAAAAATATTATATTCAATATAAATCTTTTAAATTAATATTAAATTATTTATATAATAATTTATTAAAAAAATATAATTGTATTATAAAAGGGTTAAAAATAAAATTTTCAGGATGTTTTAAAAATAGTTTAAAAACTAAAACTGAAGTATATATGTATGGTATTATGAATTTAAATACATTAGATAATAATATAAAATATATTAATGATATAATAAATACTAAATATGGTATTTTAAGTATAAAAATATGGATAAATTATTAA
- the RPL6 gene encoding apicoplast ribosomal protein L6, putative, translating to MFNFKKYIFFLKNIINVKNFSYYLILDIRNLDYFYILYNKLLNKIIKYFYIFFINEYNLFYLLFNKYKYIYYNDNNNCIIYKLNLYIIGINYRFYYLKNYNILIFKLKYNHKIIIKLSNLILCNIYINKNIIYFYSNNLFILNYIGKLINSFQYVNKYKELGIKIL from the exons ATGTTTAATTTTAAAAAATATATATTTTTTTTAAAAAATATTATTAATGTAAAAAATTTTAGTTATTATTTAATTTTAGATATAAGAAATTTAGATTATTTTTATATTTTATATAATAAATTACTTAATAAAATAATTAAATATTTT TATATATTTTTTATAAATGAATATAATTTATTTTATTTATTATTTAATAAATATAAATATATATATTATAATGATAATAATAATTGTATAATATATAAATTAAATTTATATATAATAGGAATAAATTATAGATTTTATTATTTAAAAAATTATAATATTTTAATATTTAAATTAAAATATAATCATAAGATAATAATTAAATTATCTAATTTAATATTATGTAATATATATATAAATAAAAATATAATTTATTTTTATAGTAATAATTTATTTATTTTAAATTATATAGGTAAATTAATAAATTCATTTCAATATGTTAATAAATATAAAGAATTAGGAATAAAAATATTATGA
- the RPS12 gene encoding apicoplast ribosomal protein S12, putative: MLTINKLLYKKIKNLKKINNNNLLNKCPQKKGIVLKILIKTPRKPNSALRKVAKVKLSNNKELLAYIPGEGKSIQEHNFVLIKGGKVKDLPGIKYKIIRGSLDSIGVLNRKTSRSKYGTKKI; this comes from the coding sequence ATGTTAACGATAAATAAACTATTATATAAAAAAATTAAAAATTTAAAAAAAATTAATAATAATAATTTATTGAATAAATGTCCTCAAAAAAAAGGAATAGTATTAAAAATATTAATTAAAACCCCTAGAAAACCAAATTCAGCTTTAAGAAAAGTAGCAAAAGTAAAATTATCTAATAATAAAGAATTATTAGCATATATACCTGGGGAAGGTAAATCTATTCAAGAGCATAATTTTGTATTAATTAAAGGAGGTAAAGTAAAAGATTTACCTGGTATTAAATATAAAATAATAAGAGGATCTTTAGATTCAATAGGTGTTTTAAATAGAAAAACATCTAGATCTAAATATGGTACTAAAAAGATTTGA
- the RPS7 gene encoding apicoplast ribosomal protein S7, putative, translating to MIIIFKYFVKIFLKQGYYNKSIKLLIYILYLLKKITNKLGIFIFNKAIKNLLLPFSFYKIKINIIKYNIPIIISYDRSILNVYKLFNKILKNKNLILYKIICKYLILSYNKEGELYKIKLNLIKQFLTNRTYIYLLNKKKYN from the coding sequence ATGATAATTATATTTAAATATTTTGTAAAAATATTTTTAAAACAAGGATATTATAATAAAAGTATAAAATTATTAATATATATATTATATTTATTAAAAAAAATAACTAATAAATTAGGTATATTTATTTTTAATAAAGCTATAAAAAATTTATTATTACCTTTTTCATTTTATAAAATAAAAATTAATATTATTAAATATAATATACCTATTATTATATCATATGATAGATCTATATTAAATGTTTATAAATTATTTAATAAAATATTAAAAAATAAAAATTTAATATTATATAAAATTATTTGTAAATATTTAATTTTAAGTTATAATAAAGAAGGTGAATTGTATAAAATTAAATTGAATTTAATAAAACAATTTTTAACTAATAGAACATATATATATTTATTAAATAAAAAAAAATATAATTAA
- the RPS5 gene encoding apicoplast ribosomal protein S5, putative, translated as MIFKIKNENKLNNFYILFYILMLFKIIFIIFYKKIKKCSNSFLYKIFSILIIYLKIFVIFIYSYFNIYDFNYIYFYIYKYNKNILFNFDKNIFNNINIIDKIIEIKKISYTIKKGRIKRYKILLLIGNKHGWIGIGIGKCNNINKAIIIAKIKALNNIYYFKYSILNMYKLEYVYLNYNKIFIKLQFKIYNYFDIKFLLLKYLFECLGYFNCKIIIYYNIINNKYNLLKKLLLVLFNICY; from the coding sequence ATGATTTTTAAAATTAAAAATGAAAATAAATTAAATAATTTTTATATATTATTTTATATTTTAATGTTATTTAAAATTATTTTTATTATATTTTATAAAAAGATTAAAAAATGTAGTAATAGTTTTTTATATAAAATTTTTAGTATATTGATAATATATTTAAAAATTTTTGTTATATTTATATATAGTTATTTTAATATATATGATTTTAATTATATTTATTTTTATATTTATAAATATAATAAAAATATTTTATTTAATTTTGATAAAAATATATTTAATAATATAAATATTATAGATAAAATTATAGAAATAAAAAAAATTTCTTATACTATAAAAAAAGGAAGAATTAAAAGATATAAAATTTTATTATTAATAGGTAATAAACATGGTTGGATAGGTATAGGTATTGGTAAATGTAATAATATAAATAAAGCAATTATAATAGCAAAAATTAAAGCTTTAAATAATATTTATTATTTTAAATATTCAATATTGAATATGTATAAATTAGAATATGTTTATTTAAATTATAATAAAATATTTATTAAATTACAATTTAAAATTTATAATTATTTTGATATTAAATTTTTATTATTAAAATATTTATTTGAATGTTTAGGATATTTTAATTGTAAAATTATAATATATTATAATATTATAAATAATAAATATAATTTGTTAAAAAAATTATTACTAGTATTGTTTAATATATGTTATTAA
- the ORF78 gene encoding hypothetical protein: MLIYNNNILNKIFVKKIFRIFKYFNIFYYNVFIWIYIIILIYILINTKKYYNNILYNKYKYLMNFLFIILLLNKCQKSDLN; this comes from the coding sequence ATGTTAATATATAATAATAATATATTAAATAAAATTTTTGTAAAAAAAATATTTAGAATTTTTAAATATTTTAATATATTTTATTATAATGTATTTATTTGGATATATATAATTATTTTAATATATATATTAATAAATACAAAAAAATATTACAATAATATTTTATATAATAAATATAAATATTTAATGAATTTTTTATTTATAATTTTATTATTAAATAAATGTCAAAAATCAGATTTGAACTGA
- the RPL23 gene encoding ribosomal protein L23, putative: MKEIILNYYLNCIFYKINFVNRNIILFILKYF; encoded by the coding sequence ATGAAAGAAATTATATTAAATTATTATTTAAATTGTATATTTTATAAAATTAATTTTGTTAATAGAAATATTATATTATTTATTCTAAAATATTTTTAA
- the ORF129 gene encoding hypothetical protein: protein MIILYKCKLLVKNNNDNKIKLNSILNLKFKIYNININFLNKKIIEYINKYKFNIFIIYIYSNKIFKIICNYTIFNLYRKYYNKLNNKIYLIYKILLYKKFQLLFYNINQLLYIIINNLKIIKY from the coding sequence ATGATTATTTTATATAAATGTAAATTATTAGTGAAAAATAATAATGATAATAAAATTAAATTAAATTCTATTTTAAATTTAAAATTTAAGATATATAATATTAATATTAATTTTTTAAATAAAAAAATTATAGAATATATTAATAAATATAAATTTAATATTTTTATTATTTATATTTATTCTAATAAAATATTTAAAATTATATGTAATTATACTATATTTAATTTATATAGAAAATATTATAATAAATTAAATAATAAAATATATTTAATATATAAAATATTATTATATAAAAAATTTCAATTATTATTTTATAATATAAATCAATTATTATATATAATAATAAATAATTTAAAAATAATTAAATATTAA
- the ORF91 gene encoding hypothetical protein, which translates to MIFYLNKNLFLIYLIKYMYGLKLYKVNLLLMLNNINLFNIKRDIIKIKLSLYRLNIYICKIFKIKMNNIIFNKIKKFNINVK; encoded by the coding sequence ATGATATTTTATTTAAATAAAAATTTATTTTTAATATATTTAATAAAATATATGTATGGATTAAAATTATATAAAGTTAATTTATTATTAATGCTTAATAATATAAATTTATTTAATATTAAAAGGGATATTATTAAAATTAAATTAAGTTTATATAGATTAAATATATATATATGCAAAATATTTAAAATTAAGATGAATAATATAATTTTTAATAAAATTAAAAAATTTAATATTAATGTTAAATGA